From the genome of Alkalispirochaeta americana:
TTCGCCCCCAAAGGGGCCTACGCTGCCGATGGCGCTCTGGGTGAGCAGGTGGCAGAGTTCAAGGAGATGGTCCGGGAACTCCACAAGGCGGGAATCGAGGTGATCCTGGACGTGGTGTTCAACCATAGCGGCGAGGGGAATGAGCTGGGCCCCACCTTCAGTTTTCGGGGGATCGATAACCCCACGTATTACATGCTTGAAGACAACCGGCGCTATTATCGCAACTTTTCCGGCACCGGCAACACCATGAACTGCAATAACCCCGTCATGCGCACCCTGATTATGGAGTGTCTTCACTATTGGGTAGTGGATATGCATGTGGATGGCTTTCGGTTCGATCTGGGCAGCATCCTGGGGCGTGATGAGCGAGGCAACCTTCTGGAGAACGCTCCCATCCTGGATCGGATCGCTAACGATCCCATCCTGCGGGATACAAAAATTATCGCCGAAGCCTGGGATGCTGGCGGAGCCTATCAGGTGGGCGCTTTTCGCGGACGCTGGGCCGAGTGGAACGACCGGTTTCGGGATGATCTCCGTCGTTTCTGGAGAGGTGATCGTAACACTGTGGCTGCCCTGGCAACACGCTTTGCCGGAAGCGCCGACCTCTACCACGCAGGAGGACGCAAACCCTTTCACAGCATCAACTTTATCACCTCCCACGATGGTTTTACCCTGCGCGATCTGGTGAGCTATAACCGGAAGCACAACGAGGAAAACGGTGAGGAGAACCGCGACGGTCACAACGGGAACTTCAGCTACAATTATGGACACGAGGGAGATACGGAGAACCCCGAAATCTGGTCCCTGCGGTTGCGGCAGATGAAAAACCTCATGGGATCCCTGCTTCTTTCCCTGGGGACACCCATGATCCTCTCGGGCGACGAGTTTGGCCGAAGTCAGGGAGGGAACAATAACGCCTACTGCCAGAACAACCCTATCAGCTGGAACGATTATCGCCTGGGTGTCGACTACGGCGATCTTTTCCGGTTCACGCGAATGCTTATCGCCCTGCGGAAAAAACACCCTGTCTTCACCCGCCCCGAATTCTACACCGGTCTCGATAACAGCCGGAGCACCAGAAACGATATCGACTGGTTTGATAGCGGCGGCGGCCGCATGGATTGGGCAAAAAGCGCCAGTTGTCTCGCAATTTACATCGATGGAACAGAGATAGAGCGCCACGCAAACCGCGAGGACGACGATTTTTATATCATGTTTAACGCATCGCGGGAGGAGGAGAACTTTACCGTTCCTGACCCTCCCGAGGGGCTTCGCTGGGTCCGGGTCATTGATACCAGCCGGAGCGCTCCGGAAGATTTTTTCGAACCCGGTCTGGAAGAAGAAATGCCGCCAGAACTGGAGATTTCCCTGGAAGGGCGCTCTCTGGTGATGTTGAGAACCGCTCCGGATATTGACGAGGAGTGAGGTGAAATGGTACCCCTTTGAGTTGGAGGTACCCCACCCATGGCGGATGCGCTCACGCGTGAAGAAAAACTGTATCGAATTCGGCATACCACGGCCCACGTAATGGCCGAAGCTGTTCTCCAGATCTTTCCCGAGGCCTCGATTGCGATCGGTCCTCCTGTTGAGAACGGGTTTTACTACGATTTTCAGCTGCCCCGTTCCCTGAAACCGGAGGATCTCGAGTCGATCGAGGAAGGGATGCGAACAATTCTCGCAGGAAAGCATCCCCTCACCAGGGAAGTTGTCGGAAAAGAGCGTGCTCGGGAGATATTCCAGAACCAACCCTTCAAACTGGAGCTTATCGATGATCTGCCCGAGGACGTGGAGGTATCAACCTACACAGTAGATACCTTTGTAGACCTCTGCAAAGGTCCTCATGTGGAGTCCACCGCAGAGATCCATCCCAAGGCCTTCAAGCTCCTCTCTATCGCTGGAGCGTACTGGCGGGGTGACGAGAAGCGGCCCATGTTGCAGCGCATCTACGGCACAGCCTGGGAGACCCCCAAAGAGCTGCGGGAGCACCTGAACTGGCTCGCCGAGGTGGAAAAACGGGATCACCGCAAGGTAGGCCGGGAACTCGATCTCTTCAGCACCCACGAGGAAGCCGGGTCCGGCCTTGTCTACTGGCACCCCAAGGGTGCGCGAATCCGGGGGGCGATCGAAGATTTCTGGCGAGAAGAGCACCGCAAAGGCGGATACGACATGCTCTATACGCCCCATGTGGGAAAAAGCTGGCTTTGGGAGACCTCGGGGCACCTCGATTTCTACAAAGACAACATGTATTCGCCCATGGAGCTGGACAACGCCGAGTATTTTGCCAAGCCCATGAACTGCCCCTTCCACATCATGATCTATCGGACGGCAAAACACAGCTACCGGGATCTCCCTCTCCGGTGGGGTGAGCTTGGAACGGTCTATCGCTACGAGCGCAGCGGCGTTCTCCATGGACTCTTGCGCGTTCGGGGGTTCACCCAGGACGATGCTCACATCTTCTGCACTCCCGACCAGGTGGAGGCGGAAATTCTGGAGGTTCTGCAGTTCAGCATGAACATCTGGGATGCCTTCGGCTTTCAGAAGATCAAAGCCTATCTCTCGACACGGCCCGAAAAATCTGTTGGAGACCCGGCTGATTGGGACCGGGCCACCGAGAGCCTGCGGAAGGCTCTGGAAGCAGAGGGAATGGACTACGAACTGGATGAGGGTGGCGGAGCCTTCTATGGACCAAAAATCGATCTCAAGGTTCAGGATGCCCTGGGCCGGGAGTGGCAGATGACCACCATCCAGTTTGACTTCAACCTGCCAGAACGGTTCGACATGACCTTTGTGGACCGCGATGGCCAGGAGAAGCGGCCTTACATGGTCCATCGGGCTCTTCTGGGCTCCCTGGAGCGGTTTTTTGGTGTTCTGATCGAACATTACGGAGGGGCCTTTCCCGTCTGGCTTTCGCCCCTTCAGGTTATGGTGGTCCCCGTTGCCCCTGCCTTCAACGACTACGCGGACAAGGTTGCAAAACGTCTCTTTGCAGAGGGCTACCGGGTCGAGGCGGATCTTTCGGATAACCGGATGAACGCAAAAATCCGCTCTGCCCAGCAACAGAAGGTTCCCTATATGCTGGTGGTGGGCGAGGCCGAGGAGCAGGCCGGGGCGGTGAGCCCCAGAACCCGCACGGGTGAACGGCCCGGAACGATGTCCCTCGAGGATTTTGAAACCTTTCTGGCCGGGAAGGTCCGGGAAAAGGCTCTGCTGTGATCGGTGAAACAAATTCTCCTTGCGCAAGGGCGGGCTCCCCCGGCGATCCCCTGGAGGAGCTCAAGGCCCTGGACCGGGAGGCCCGGTTGCTGGAGCACTCCGGGGCCGTCCTGAGCTGGGATCAGGAGGTCTATATGCCTCCCGCCGCTGTGGAGGAGCGAGCCGACCAGTTGGCGCTCCTCCAGAGCCTGGCTCATCAGCGGGACAGTTCTCCCCGGGTTGGGGAGCTGCTGGATCTTCTTCAGGCAGAATCTTCCCTTCAGGAGGGGGTGGAGGGATTTTTCCTGCGGGAAAAGCGACGTTCCTACGAGCGCAGCTGTCGTGTGCCGGAGCGATTGGTACGGGACCTGGCCCAGACGGCAAGCCGTGGTCAGAACGCTTGGGTGGCAGCGCGGAAGGCCAACGACTACGATCAGTTCAAGCCCTGGCTTGAGCGCCTTATCGAACTAAACCGGGAGCTGGCGGACCATCTGGGATACCGGGAGACTCCCTACGATGCACTCCTGGATCAATACGAGCCCTATACCTCGACGGCGGAGGTAGCGGAGGTGTTTGGCACCCTCAAGGAGGGGCTGATTCCCCTGGTCCAGAAGATAGCCTCCCGGCCCCTGGCTGATCACTCTTTCCTGCGGCACTCCTTCCCGGTGGAGGGTCAGAAGCAGCTCAGCCAGGAGGTGATGCTGGCTCTGGGCTATGACCTGGACCAGGGCCGTCTGGACTGTTCAGCTCACCCCTTTACAACAACCCTGGGTTCCAGGGATGTTCGAATCACTACCCGCTTTAACGAAAAACTCGTTGAGTCGGGGCTTTTCTCCACAATCCACGAAACGGGCCACGCTCTCTATGAACTCGGAGTGGGAGAGGACCTGGCGGGAACCCTCCTGGCCGAAGGAACCTCCCTGGGTATTCACGAATCCCAGTCCCGAATGTGGGAGAACATGATTGGCCGGAGCCGGGCCTTCTGGTCCCACTGGTTGCCCCGGATGGCGGAGATCTTCCCTGATCAGCTCGAGGGGGTCTCGCTGGAGAGGTTTTATCGCGGAATCAACCGGGTGGAACCCTCGCTGATCCGGGTGGAAGCCGATGAGGTTACCTACAGTCTGCACGTAATTCTCCGCTTTGAGCTTGAGCAGGCCCTGATATCAGGAGATCTTCCGGTGGATGATCTTCCCGGGGCCTGGAACCAGGGAATGAAAGAGCTTCTGGGAGTGGTGCCTCGTGACTACTCCTCGGGGGTTCTCCAGGATGTACACTGGTCCATGGGGGCCTTCGGGTATTTCCCCACCTATGCCCTGGGGAATCTCTACGCAGCGCAGTTCCTGAAAGCCCTGGAGCGGGATCTTCCCGCTCTTTGGGAGGGGATTGCCCGGGGCGAGTACGCCCCTATTCTGGGGTGGCTCCGCCAGAAGGTTCACCGCCACGGCAAGTGCCGGAGCGCTGGCGAGCTGGTCCGGGAAATTACCGGCGGTCCACTGGATTCCTCGGTCTTTCTGGAGTATCTTTGGGGTAAGTACGACGAAGAGCAGGGGAGGTAACCAGGCCTATCATCCAGGCACTTGGGGTAAATCCTTTTTTTCTTGTGTCTGCCTCGGGAGGTTGCGCCGGGTGTGCTCTCGGGTGGGGGATTTTCCTGTGGAGAGGGGCGGAGACGTGCTCCAGGCCTCTCTCGTATCGACGGCGTAGACGCCTCCTGGTCCCGCTGTTTCTGACGTTTTCTATTGTGCTCTCCGGGTTGGCGGCATTGTTTGGTGGTGACGTGCTGACGCAATGGCCGCTCTGGACCGGAGGGCTTTTTTGGGTTTTTTTTCTTTTATTTTTGGCTTTTTTTCTTGTTTCTGGAATTTCTGGATTTTCCCGGGCGGGGCGCGTCCTGGCGCGGGCTCTCATGGCGGCCTTCCTGCCGGGGCTTTTTCTGGCTGGTGGGGGACTGTTGTTTCTCCCGGGGTACGGCCAGGCCTTATGGTACGGCCAGGCTCGCCAGCCCGGGAGGTATCCCGGTGAGGATCTGGAGGTTCTGATCTGTTCCATTCGTCCCGGTGAATCAGGGCTGGAACTTTCGGGGGTTCTCTTTCCGGAATCCTCCCGGGAGAAGGAGATTCTTCTCCAGGGATCTCGTGAGAGCCGCTTGCGGGTTCGTGTGGCGGTTCTTCAGGCGATCCCCCCGGCCTGGTGGATTCCGGTTGATCCCCTGCCCCGAGTGGCGGAACTGGTTCTGGAAAACAGGGGAGGCGAAGAGATCGCTACCCTGTCAGATCCAGAAGATTCTTCCCTTCCCCTGGTAGAACTGCTGACAGAATGGGGCCTCTTTCGGGAAGCCTCCTTCCAGATGGTGCTTCCCCGGCGCGATTCCTGGTATCTTCAGCCGGGGCGATACGCCGTGATTCTGGACCTTTCCGGGGATGCCCGGCCCGGGGGTAATGTGCAGGGTCAATCGCTCCGATACACAAGGCAATGATGATTTCCCTCTATGCCCGGAACAAGAACGGTGCTGCCCGGTACGTCACGATTACAGATCGCCAGGGGAATCTCTTTGGCTATAAGACGCTCACCGTTACAACGGGCAGTGATTTTCTTGCCACCCGGGAGCGGAACTTCACGTATGCCACGGAAGCCGAGATGCAGCGGGCCCTCCGGGGAATGATCGATCGGCGTCTGCGCAAGGGTTATAGCGTTCTCTATAGCTTCTTTGCTCCTGGTCAGTACGGGGAACTCCCTGAACGTGTTGCTGCCCGGCAATCTTGACAGATTGGCCGTGACCCGCCACTATAGGTGGCGTGAACGCTGCAAACGCTTTGACTTCTCTCCGGCTCGTCTTGAGCCCTGTTTTTTTTGTTTTCGCCTTTCTCCCTCTCTGGGCTGACGGGCGATTTGCCCTTCTCAGTACGGTAGTACTCTGGATTCTCTTCGTCATCATTGAGCTCTCGGATATACTGGACGGAGCCGTGGCCCGGGGGCTGGGGATAGTCTCTGATCTGGGGAAACTGCTGGACCCCTTCGCCGACGTGGTGAGCCGCCTCACCTATTTCCTCGTCTTTGTTGTGCTGGGAATCATGCCGGCCTGGATGTTCCTTCTCATCATGTACCGCGAAGTGGGGATCATCTTTGTGCGGATGATGATGATGCGCGATGGAGTTGCCCTGGCAGCGAGGAAGGGTGGAAAGACCAAGGCTGTCATGTATGCCGTGAGCGCTGGTCTGGGGCTGGTGTTGCTCATGAATATCCGGCTGGGCAGTTTTGCTGCCTTCGCGACGGTCCTCCCCTGGGTTGTCCTCGCATCCTTTGGTGTGTCGGTATTTCTCTCGTGGGCAAGCTTTCTCGATTACCTGATCATTCTGTACCGCCACTACAAAGGTCGCGCCTGACCGAGGGGCTTCCCGGGGACTGGCCCGCCCCGGGGCCGGCCTTCACGGCCGAAGCCACGTCTCGAAACACCGTCCTGCCTTTTTTCTGAATCATTTCTTCCCTTCATCCTCCCTCCCTGGTTTCCCACATGAACCCTCCGGCACAGATTTGTGCGCTTCTTCGGGCCGTTTCGGGCACGTCCTGCTCCCCGTGTAAGGGGCTGGCCAGGAAAAAGATCCCGATTTTTCCATTTTTTTCTGCACACCTCTTTACAGGGAGGGGAATTTTTTATATTATACCCACATAAATGTAGCAAGTAAGAATAGAACCCACCAAAAAGGGGGTTAAAATTGTTCTTGCTGTCCGATTCGTCAGGGAGGAATGCCATGAGTACAGAAATGACGGCACAAGACGTGCTTGATTTGGTGAAGAAGGAAGAGGTAAAGATCATCGATTTCCGGTTTATGGACTTCCCGGGAATGCAGCAGCATTTCTCTGTTCCTGCCGAGGCTCTGGAGCTGGATACCTTCACGGAAGGTCTCGGCTTTGACGGGTCCAGCATACGGGGATGGCAGGCGATTAACGAATCGGACATGATCGTGGTACCGCAGCCGCAGACG
Proteins encoded in this window:
- the glgX gene encoding glycogen debranching protein GlgX — translated: MQYSEITTQPGKPYPLGATPLPGRVHFGLVSRHATRVWLQLYSDPQARFPEREFELLPELHRTGDVWHIEVQGIGPGALYLFRVDGPFAPEEGLRFNSCRPLLDPYAKALTGNFVWNLREALAYDPDSPQKDLNFRTTGDAGAFPKCIVVDDFFDWQGDRPLNYPLQDCIIYESHLRGLSCHPSAEVPHPGTYRGVIEMIPYLKELGITSLELLPVHEFDENEFERYNPGTGERLINYWGYNTVAFFAPKGAYAADGALGEQVAEFKEMVRELHKAGIEVILDVVFNHSGEGNELGPTFSFRGIDNPTYYMLEDNRRYYRNFSGTGNTMNCNNPVMRTLIMECLHYWVVDMHVDGFRFDLGSILGRDERGNLLENAPILDRIANDPILRDTKIIAEAWDAGGAYQVGAFRGRWAEWNDRFRDDLRRFWRGDRNTVAALATRFAGSADLYHAGGRKPFHSINFITSHDGFTLRDLVSYNRKHNEENGEENRDGHNGNFSYNYGHEGDTENPEIWSLRLRQMKNLMGSLLLSLGTPMILSGDEFGRSQGGNNNAYCQNNPISWNDYRLGVDYGDLFRFTRMLIALRKKHPVFTRPEFYTGLDNSRSTRNDIDWFDSGGGRMDWAKSASCLAIYIDGTEIERHANREDDDFYIMFNASREEENFTVPDPPEGLRWVRVIDTSRSAPEDFFEPGLEEEMPPELEISLEGRSLVMLRTAPDIDEE
- the thrS gene encoding threonine--tRNA ligase, which codes for MADALTREEKLYRIRHTTAHVMAEAVLQIFPEASIAIGPPVENGFYYDFQLPRSLKPEDLESIEEGMRTILAGKHPLTREVVGKERAREIFQNQPFKLELIDDLPEDVEVSTYTVDTFVDLCKGPHVESTAEIHPKAFKLLSIAGAYWRGDEKRPMLQRIYGTAWETPKELREHLNWLAEVEKRDHRKVGRELDLFSTHEEAGSGLVYWHPKGARIRGAIEDFWREEHRKGGYDMLYTPHVGKSWLWETSGHLDFYKDNMYSPMELDNAEYFAKPMNCPFHIMIYRTAKHSYRDLPLRWGELGTVYRYERSGVLHGLLRVRGFTQDDAHIFCTPDQVEAEILEVLQFSMNIWDAFGFQKIKAYLSTRPEKSVGDPADWDRATESLRKALEAEGMDYELDEGGGAFYGPKIDLKVQDALGREWQMTTIQFDFNLPERFDMTFVDRDGQEKRPYMVHRALLGSLERFFGVLIEHYGGAFPVWLSPLQVMVVPVAPAFNDYADKVAKRLFAEGYRVEADLSDNRMNAKIRSAQQQKVPYMLVVGEAEEQAGAVSPRTRTGERPGTMSLEDFETFLAGKVREKALL
- a CDS encoding carboxypeptidase M32; the protein is MIGETNSPCARAGSPGDPLEELKALDREARLLEHSGAVLSWDQEVYMPPAAVEERADQLALLQSLAHQRDSSPRVGELLDLLQAESSLQEGVEGFFLREKRRSYERSCRVPERLVRDLAQTASRGQNAWVAARKANDYDQFKPWLERLIELNRELADHLGYRETPYDALLDQYEPYTSTAEVAEVFGTLKEGLIPLVQKIASRPLADHSFLRHSFPVEGQKQLSQEVMLALGYDLDQGRLDCSAHPFTTTLGSRDVRITTRFNEKLVESGLFSTIHETGHALYELGVGEDLAGTLLAEGTSLGIHESQSRMWENMIGRSRAFWSHWLPRMAEIFPDQLEGVSLERFYRGINRVEPSLIRVEADEVTYSLHVILRFELEQALISGDLPVDDLPGAWNQGMKELLGVVPRDYSSGVLQDVHWSMGAFGYFPTYALGNLYAAQFLKALERDLPALWEGIARGEYAPILGWLRQKVHRHGKCRSAGELVREITGGPLDSSVFLEYLWGKYDEEQGR
- a CDS encoding CDP-alcohol phosphatidyltransferase family protein translates to MNAANALTSLRLVLSPVFFVFAFLPLWADGRFALLSTVVLWILFVIIELSDILDGAVARGLGIVSDLGKLLDPFADVVSRLTYFLVFVVLGIMPAWMFLLIMYREVGIIFVRMMMMRDGVALAARKGGKTKAVMYAVSAGLGLVLLMNIRLGSFAAFATVLPWVVLASFGVSVFLSWASFLDYLIILYRHYKGRA